GGCGCTGCACGGAGTCGCTGCCGTTCTCGTCGGCACGCAAGTACAGCGGGGCGGCCTTCAGCGAGGGCGACGGCAACCGCTCCGCGTGGCTGCTGGGCGCGCCCGATGTGCTGCTCCGGGCGGGGGACGCGACGCTGGGCGAGATCGAGCAGCTCAATGAACAGGGGCTGCGGGTGCTGCTGCTGGCGCGGGCGGCGGGGGACCTGGACGCGACGGACGTGGCCGCGGGAGCGCGGCCGACGGCACTGGTCGTACTGGAGCAGCGGCTGCGGCCCGACGCCTCGGACACGCTCGCGTACTTCGCCGACCAGAACGTCGCCGCGAAGGTCATCTCCGGCGACAACGCGGTCTCGGTGAGCGCGGTGGCGGGCAAGCTCGGCCTGCCGGGCGCACAGAACACGGTGGACGCGCGCCAACTCCCCACGGAGCAGGAGGAGATGGCGCAGGCGCTGGACTCCAACTCGGTCTTCGGCCGGGTGACGCCGCAGCAGAAGCGGGACATGGTGGGGGCGCTGCAGTCCCGGGGTCATACGGTCGCGATGACCGGGGACGGTGTGAACGATGTCCTGGCCCTGAAGGACGCGGACATCGGCGTCTCGATGGGTTCGGGCTCGGAGGCGACGCGGGCGGTGGCGCAGATCGTGCTGCTGAACAACAGCTTCGCGACGCTGCCGTCGGTGGTGGCGGAGGGCCGGCGGGTCATCGGCAACATCACGCGGGTGGCGACGCTGTTCCTGACGAAGACGGTGTACTCGGTGCTGCTGGCGGTGCTGGTGGTGTGCAGTCAGGTGGAGTACCCGTTCCTGCCGCGCCACTTGACGCTGCTGTCGACGCTGACCATCGGCGTCCCGGCGTTCTTCCTGGCGCTGGCGCCGAACAAGGAGCGGGCGAGGCCGCACTTCGTCCGGCGGGTGATGCGGTACGCGATCCCGGCGGGCGTGATCGCGGCGGCGGCGACGTTCGCCACGTACCTGCTGGCGCGCTCGCACTACAGCGGCCCGGGCGCGCTGGACGCGGAAACGAGCGCGGCGACGCTGACGCTGTTCCTGGTCTCGATGTGGGTCCTGGCGATCATCGCCCGCCCGTACACGTGGTGGCGGGTCTGCCTGGTGGCGACGATGGGCGGGGCGTTCCTGATCGTGCTGATCGTGCCGTGGCTCCAGGACTTCTTCGCCCTGAAGCTGGTGGGCACGACGATGCCCTGGGCAGCGGTGGCCATCGCGGCGGCGGGGGCGGCACTGCTGGAGGTGGCATGGCGGTGGGTGGACCGGAGGTTCGCGGCGTAGCCGGCCGCCTCGGGCTCGGGCTGCGGGGACGTCACCGACGTCTTTGCGCACGTGAGACCGTGCTGCTCGCTGTCTTCGGATTCAGGTGTCGTCAGCCGGTCTCACGGTTCACGTCGGCGCCCCGGCCTGGGGACGCCGCCCGCCACTCCGAATCGTTGCGGCATCGCGCTGCAGCTGGGTGAGGACAGTACGGACAGCTCTTCGTGCGGTGCGCTCCGGGCGATGGAGCGCGTCGATATGACGTCGAGCGTGGACGCCGCTGAGCGGCCTGAGGACCACCGCGGGGTGGGGGCGCGCGGTCCAGCGTGGCATCAGTGCGAGTCCCCCGCCGGCGGCGACCACCTCGGCGACCACCGTGAATTCGTTGATGCGGTGACGGATGTCGAGCCTGCGGTTCGCGGCAGCGGCGATGGCCTCGATGGTGGCCATCAGCGGGAAGCCGTCATGGACGGTGATCCAGGGCTGGTCGGCGACGTCGTGAGGGGTGAGGCGCCGCTTGCCGGCCAGTGGGTGATCTTCCGGCATGGCGACGTCGAGCGGTTCGTGCAGCAACGCGGTGACGGCCACGGTGTGGGGCCATGGCGGAGCGTGGTCGAGGCGGTGAGCCAGGACCAGGTCGTAGTCCCGGGTCAGCCGCGGGAAGTCTTCCTGTGCGACGTCCTCGTCGGCGAGAGTGAGCTTCGGGCGCCCCGGCCCGGCGAGGCCGCGTAGCAGGAGCGGCAGGAACGCCGCGGCCGCACTGTGGAATGCCGCCACCGACACACTGCCCTCCGGTTCGTCGACGAACGCGTCAACGGTGCGTCGCGCTCGGGCCAGGGCGGCCTCCACCTCGATCGCCGCGCCGGCCAGGGCCTGCCCTGCAGGAGTGAGTACCAGGCGCCGTCCATCGCGTTCGGTCAACGGGACGGGCATGGAACGCTGCAACAGCCGCAGCTGCTGCGAGATCGCCGAAGGCGTCACCAAAAGCGCCTGGGCGACCGCGGTGACACTTCCCAGCTCGCCGAGTTCACGCAGGACCCGCAACTGTCGCTCATCCATGTCTTCAGTGTAGGGATTCTAAAGATTCACTTGAGAAACTCGTTCTTGGCTTCAGTGTCTGCGGGGCGCAGCGTAGGGGCCATGCCCGATTCCCGCCGTACGGACCTGGTACTGCTGCTCGTCGCCATCGTCTGGGGTTCCAGCTATCTGTCTGCGAAGACAGCCACCGTGGCCTTGCCGGTCCTGGCGATTCTGTTCGCGCGGTACCTGATCTCCGCCCTCGCCTGTGTCGCCTTCGTCGCCGCCCGTCGGGAGCCCCGCCGCTACACCCGTGACGAGATCAGGTTCGGGTCGCTGCTGGGGGTCACGCAGGCGGCCGTCCTGGTGTTGGAGACATACGGTGTTGCGCACACCAGTGCGGCCAACGCCGGCCTGATCATCAGCCTGACCATTGTGCTCACCCCGCTGCTGGACCGTACGGGCCGCCGAGGCGGGCTGCCGCCACGGTTCTTCGCCGCCGCGGGTGTGTGCGTACTGGCTGTCGGACTGCTCATGTCCGGCAGCGGCCTCCACACTCCGGGAGCCGGCGAGCTGTTGATGCTCGCCGCAGCTGCGGTGCGGGCGGTGCACGTCGTGCTCGTCGGGCGGCTCACCGCAGGCCGGGACCTACGTCCGCTCCACCTGACAACCGTGCAGACCGTCGTCGGTTCGGCGCTGTTCCTGGTGCCGGCCGTCGCCCATCTCCCGGTCCTCATACACACCGATGCCATGACGTGGGCCCAGCTCGTCTACCTCGCCCTGTTCTGCAGCGTGTTCGCCTTCCTCGCCCAGACCTGGGCAGTACAACGCACCTCTGCCAGTCGGGCCAGCCTTCTCCTCGGCACCGAACCCGTCTGGGCCGTCGTGATCGGCATCGGCCTCGGCGGCGAACGGCTCACCGTCCTCGCCGCCCTTGGCGCAGTGCTGATGGTCGCCGGGACCTACTGGGGCCAGGCCATCGAACGCGCCCACCGCGCCGCCACCACGAAAGCAAAGACCGTATGCCGAACCACGACACCTACCAGCGCCTGATCCCCCTGGTCGAGAGGGTGCATCATTCACCCGTTCTGGTGAACACTCTCGTTACTAACATCTGTGTTAGTAACTCTGTCGTTAGTGGGCAGGCGCAGTGAGCTCGCAACGCTGGATCCACGTACGCGAGGCTCATCGTGGCGAGCGAGGTCAGGGTCAGCAGGGCTCGCCCTGTACTGATCTTGGGCATGGGACTCCTCCGCAGGGATGCGGCAGGCCGGCCGGCAGGCTGCCTACCGGGCAGGTGCCACGGTCAGGCCGCAGCGGTCGTGACGGTCGGAGCGCGGCCGGTCGCGTAGTGGTAGGAGGCGGCGATGACCTTCTTGGCCACCTCAAGTTCGGCCTGGTCGCGGGGGGCGTAGAACATGACGACGTTGACGCCGCGGTCGTAGTACGGGTGCTTCTCGCCCCAGCCGGAGGCCAGGAACGCGGCGTGGTCGGCCGGGTCCAGCGCCAGGTGGAGGCTGCCGTCGGCGTGCAGGTGCGCGAACTCCGCGTTCCCCCGGGGCAGGAACAGGCGAGCGCCTTCGGCCGGGGCGACGTCGCTCAGGAACACCGCCCAGGTGCTGGGGACGGATATCTCGCTGCGGCCCGGGACGATGCCGGGCAGCGCGGTGGCCATCCACTGCCGGAGCTCTTCCTTGAGCTGCGGCGGGCTGGTCTGGGTGAACTGCAGGTGCGGGACCTCGGGCCCGGTCCGGGGCCGGTCGCCCTCACGCGCGGGGAGTGTCGGGAACGTCATCGTGGGCCTCCTTCGTGTGTCGGGGCCGCTCACCTTCGAGCCAGGGGAACGGTCCGGTCCACCAGCGGTCCGGCGGATGCCGGTGCGCTGTTCTCAACACACCACCAGGCTACTTTCCTGGGTATAGTGGTTTCCTTGAGGAAAGTGCCCTGGCGCCTGTGCCGTGGAGGCCGGGGAGCAGGCCGGGGGAGTAAATGGAGGATGCCGTGACCGAGCCGGCAGAGCAGGCATGCCCGATCAACCCGGTGATCGACCTGGTGTTCAGCCGCTGGACCACTCCGATCCTGTGGGTGCTCGAACACCACGGGCGGCTGCGCTTCAACGAGCTGCAACGACTGGTGCCGACCATCACCCCCAAGGTCCTCACCCAGCGCCTGCGCCGGCTGGAACGGGACGGCCTGGTCATCCGCACCTACCACGCCGAGATCCCCCCGCGGGTCGAATACGAGACCAGTGACCTGGGCCGCACCCTGACATCGGTCTTCCGTTCCCTCACAGGCTGGTCCGACGCACACCTGTCGCAGGTCATCGCCGCCCGTCGCGCCTACGACGCCACGAGGGAGGAGGAAGCAGCCTGGGCCGAAGGCTGAAGCCGCCGGCGCACTCGGCGCGAGCCGTGTCCATCCGCAATGGCTTGCCGTATCGGAAACTCGTCTCTTTCCGTATCGGAAACTAGCGGCTACTCTTTCCGATATGGAAACTAACGGGGTACGACTGACGCCAGAGCAGGCCCGCTCCGCCCTGGCCGACACCGAGCACGTCCGGGCCTCCGCCGCAGCACTGTCGGCCACGCCGTGGCCGAACTGGTTCTTCATCACGCTCACGCTCTACGCTGCCGCGCTCCCGATCGCCTACGGAGGTGTCATGGCCGACTCGGACTGGCTGCTGCCGCGCCTGGCATGGACGGGCATCATGCTGGCGATCACCGCGGCGTACGGGACGCTCTTCGCCGTCGCGGCCAAGGCCTGGCGCAACAAGACCGGGGTGGCGCTGCGGTTCGACGTGCTGCCGAAGCGGGCAACCGTGCCGCTCATGGCCGGCCTGCCCGTGCTGCTGGTGGGGGCAGCGGTCGCGTTCCGCGTCACGGGATGGCCGGTGTGGCTGATCGTGGCCTCTCTGATCAGTGCCGCTGTGTCCGTCGGCTTCCACCTCGCCTTCGTCCGCCTGCACCGGAAGACCGCGTGAGCGCCGACACCCACGACCTGCCGGAGGGTTTCGACGCCACCATCCACGCCCCGAACCGGCTGCGTATCTGCGCCCTGCTGGACACCGCGGGCGAAGCGGAGTTCGGCCTGGTCCAAAAGCAACTCGACGTCTCCGCCTCCGTGCTGAGCAAGCACGTCACCGTGCTGATGGACGCCGGCTATGTCGAGCAGCGCAAGGCCGTCCGCGACACCCGGCAGCGCGTGTGGCTCCGCCTGACCCGGCGAGGCCGGGATGCCTACCAGGGGCACCTTGCGGCGCTGCGGGCGATCGTGGGGCCGCCGGATCCGGCTCTCTGATCATGCGCCCGCGACGTGCACCGGGCGCGCACGACCAACCCGATCACGGTCGGGCACCCTACTCCGCGGACCGGCCCGGCCAACGGTCGGCAGAGGCTCCGAGCGGCAGCCCCACCGCCACCTCCGCCCATACGGTTTTGCCGATGGGGACGCGGGGCGTCGCACCCCAGCGAGCGGCCAGCACGTCCACAAGGAGCAGACCGCGGCCCAATTCGTCGTCGGGGGAAGGCGCCGAGGGCCCGGTTGGAGGCTGGTCGGGAGAAGCGTCCGCGACCTCGATACGGATCAGGCGCGCCGACGCCTCGAAGGTCAGACGGAGGTGGAAGTCACGCCCCCGGACCCGGCCGTGGCGCACGGCGTTGGCGGCGAGCTCCGCCACCAGCAGGGCGACGGTGCAGGAGACGTCCGATGCGGGCGGATACCCCCATTCGGCCAGGCGCCGCACGGCGAGCCGCCGAGCGAACCGCGCCCCTCGGGGCGAGGCGGTGAACTGCGCGGCGAACTTGGGCCCTTCGGCCACGGAGTCGTGCGCTTCCTCTCCCAGCACCCTTACGGCCGATTCCGTCTCGCGCTCCGGGCCGTCGCCCGACATGGCCATGGTCTTCAGCACGTGCCGTCCATCCCAGTCCGTCGATCCTTCGCACAACCCGCAGCGTGTACGGATCGTGACGTTCCGTACTCAAGGATCGTCCGGCGCGCCTACGCTCGGAAGGTGACGAAGCCTTACATCGCAAGCGGTAAGGAACAGAAGTGAGCCCATGGCCAAAGGAATTCAGCCCGAGGAGTCAATGGCCGCGCTCTTCGGCTCACGTGTCCGCAGACTCCGTACGGCCGCCGGGCTGACCCAGGCGGAACTGGGCGCCCGGACGCACGTGGTGAGTACCCGGATCACGCAGATCGAGCGCTCGTCGGGCGCGAAACCGACGCTGGAGCTGGCTCGGGCGCTCGACGCGGCCCTCGGGGCGGACAACCTGCTGGTCGACCTCTGGCCCTACGTCTACCGGGAGGCATTCCCGGACTGGTCGCGGGCGTTCATGGCGCACTCGGCGCGAGCCGTGTCCATCGGGCAGTACGCGGCGCATGTCGTGCCGGGTCTTCTGCAGACCGAGGCGTACGCACGCGATCTCCTCAGCGTCGGCCGCTCGCTGACGGGCGAGGAGCAGTTGGAGGAACGCGTGACCGCGCGGCTCGCCCGGCAGAAACGGCTGCACGCTGCCGACCGCCCGGAGCTCTGGGTGGTGCTCGACGAGTCGGTGATCCACCGTCCGGTCGGCGGACCGGACGTGATGCGCACGCAGTTGGCGCGGCTGCTGGAGGCGGCGGAGGAGCGTCACATCACCGTGCAGGTACTGCCCTTCGACCAGGGCGCGCATGACGCGCTCGGCGGCTCCCTGACCGTGCTGTCCCTGCCCGACGACACAAGGGTGGCCTACACGGAGGGCGCACATTACGGCCAGCTTGTCGAGGATCCGCCCGAGGTCAATGACCTCGCCCTGACCTACGATCGGCTGCGGGCGGCTGCGCTGCCCCCGCTCATGTCGCTCGACATGATCCGGTCCGTGATGGAGGGCAACTACCGTGCAGCGAATGTCCCGTCCCGATCTGAACGGCGCCGTGTGGCGCAGCAGCAGCTACAGCAATCAGGAGGGGGGCGACTGCGTGGAGGTGGCGGACGGATTCCCCGGCGTCGTGCCCGTCCGTGACAGCAAGGCCCCGAACCGTTCCGCGCTGCTCCTCTCGGCAGCCTGCTGGGCCTCGTTCATAGACCAGTTGAAGGCCGCCGACCGAGCCTGAGTCGACCAGGATTCGGTGCGGGCGTGGGCCTCCCGGAGCCTCCGGAACCTGGTGTGCGGGGGTCCGGCGGGCCACGAACTCCCCCAAAGAACCTGGGGTAAAGAACCACCTGCCCTCCCTCCTCTCCCGCTCGTCACCCGGAAGGGTGACTGGCTTGCGGGGGCGGGAAGTTGGCGGTTACGTTCGCCGCAACAACCACAGACATATGACGGCCCCCGGCCGGGACTGCAATCCCGATCGAGGGCCTCACCGATCAGGAAGAGATCCACTTCCCGATGGCTGAACCGCAGTCTAACGCGCCCCTGCGCGCCCCCGCCGGAGCACCGACCTCCGGCGTGATCCACGTCCGCACCCGGCTCACCGCCGAC
The Streptomyces lunaelactis genome window above contains:
- a CDS encoding HAD-IC family P-type ATPase — translated: MTQRARIDTDGPEPDGPGIDAGAELDPVHPMKPPRSAVAVRTGGLTTAEVAERVARGEVNDVPVRSSRATTEIIRANVFTRFNAIIGVLWAIMLLVAPIQDSLFGFVIIANTGIGIIQELRAKRTLDGLAVIGEARPTVRRDGVAAEISTSEIVLGDLVELGPGDKVVVDGEVAEADSLEIDESLLTGEADPVVKHPGDPVMSGSFVVAGGGAFTATKVGREAYAAQLAEEASRFTLVHSELRSGISTILKYVTWMMIPTATGLIISQLVVKDNNFNDSVARTVGGIVPMIPEGLVLLTSVAFAIGVIRLGRKQCLVQELPAIEGLARVDVVCLDKTGTLTEGGMDVTELRALDGADETYVRKVLGALGESDRRPNASLQAIIDAYPDSEEWRCTESLPFSSARKYSGAAFSEGDGNRSAWLLGAPDVLLRAGDATLGEIEQLNEQGLRVLLLARAAGDLDATDVAAGARPTALVVLEQRLRPDASDTLAYFADQNVAAKVISGDNAVSVSAVAGKLGLPGAQNTVDARQLPTEQEEMAQALDSNSVFGRVTPQQKRDMVGALQSRGHTVAMTGDGVNDVLALKDADIGVSMGSGSEATRAVAQIVLLNNSFATLPSVVAEGRRVIGNITRVATLFLTKTVYSVLLAVLVVCSQVEYPFLPRHLTLLSTLTIGVPAFFLALAPNKERARPHFVRRVMRYAIPAGVIAAAATFATYLLARSHYSGPGALDAETSAATLTLFLVSMWVLAIIARPYTWWRVCLVATMGGAFLIVLIVPWLQDFFALKLVGTTMPWAAVAIAAAGAALLEVAWRWVDRRFAA
- a CDS encoding LysR family transcriptional regulator, whose protein sequence is MDERQLRVLRELGELGSVTAVAQALLVTPSAISQQLRLLQRSMPVPLTERDGRRLVLTPAGQALAGAAIEVEAALARARRTVDAFVDEPEGSVSVAAFHSAAAAFLPLLLRGLAGPGRPKLTLADEDVAQEDFPRLTRDYDLVLAHRLDHAPPWPHTVAVTALLHEPLDVAMPEDHPLAGKRRLTPHDVADQPWITVHDGFPLMATIEAIAAAANRRLDIRHRINEFTVVAEVVAAGGGLALMPRWTARPHPAVVLRPLSGVHARRHIDALHRPERTARRAVRTVLTQLQRDAATIRSGGRRPQAGAPT
- a CDS encoding DMT family transporter, which produces MPDSRRTDLVLLLVAIVWGSSYLSAKTATVALPVLAILFARYLISALACVAFVAARREPRRYTRDEIRFGSLLGVTQAAVLVLETYGVAHTSAANAGLIISLTIVLTPLLDRTGRRGGLPPRFFAAAGVCVLAVGLLMSGSGLHTPGAGELLMLAAAAVRAVHVVLVGRLTAGRDLRPLHLTTVQTVVGSALFLVPAVAHLPVLIHTDAMTWAQLVYLALFCSVFAFLAQTWAVQRTSASRASLLLGTEPVWAVVIGIGLGGERLTVLAALGAVLMVAGTYWGQAIERAHRAATTKAKTVCRTTTPTSA
- a CDS encoding luciferase domain-containing protein: MTFPTLPAREGDRPRTGPEVPHLQFTQTSPPQLKEELRQWMATALPGIVPGRSEISVPSTWAVFLSDVAPAEGARLFLPRGNAEFAHLHADGSLHLALDPADHAAFLASGWGEKHPYYDRGVNVVMFYAPRDQAELEVAKKVIAASYHYATGRAPTVTTAAA
- a CDS encoding winged helix-turn-helix transcriptional regulator, coding for MTEPAEQACPINPVIDLVFSRWTTPILWVLEHHGRLRFNELQRLVPTITPKVLTQRLRRLERDGLVIRTYHAEIPPRVEYETSDLGRTLTSVFRSLTGWSDAHLSQVIAARRAYDATREEEAAWAEG
- a CDS encoding transcriptional regulator; amino-acid sequence: MSADTHDLPEGFDATIHAPNRLRICALLDTAGEAEFGLVQKQLDVSASVLSKHVTVLMDAGYVEQRKAVRDTRQRVWLRLTRRGRDAYQGHLAALRAIVGPPDPAL
- a CDS encoding ATP-binding protein, which translates into the protein MLKTMAMSGDGPERETESAVRVLGEEAHDSVAEGPKFAAQFTASPRGARFARRLAVRRLAEWGYPPASDVSCTVALLVAELAANAVRHGRVRGRDFHLRLTFEASARLIRIEVADASPDQPPTGPSAPSPDDELGRGLLLVDVLAARWGATPRVPIGKTVWAEVAVGLPLGASADRWPGRSAE
- a CDS encoding helix-turn-helix domain-containing protein; translated protein: MAALFGSRVRRLRTAAGLTQAELGARTHVVSTRITQIERSSGAKPTLELARALDAALGADNLLVDLWPYVYREAFPDWSRAFMAHSARAVSIGQYAAHVVPGLLQTEAYARDLLSVGRSLTGEEQLEERVTARLARQKRLHAADRPELWVVLDESVIHRPVGGPDVMRTQLARLLEAAEERHITVQVLPFDQGAHDALGGSLTVLSLPDDTRVAYTEGAHYGQLVEDPPEVNDLALTYDRLRAAALPPLMSLDMIRSVMEGNYRAANVPSRSERRRVAQQQLQQSGGGRLRGGGGRIPRRRARP
- a CDS encoding DUF397 domain-containing protein, yielding MADGFPGVVPVRDSKAPNRSALLLSAACWASFIDQLKAADRA